Genomic window (Gammaproteobacteria bacterium):
GTTGTTCATCGCCACCGAGATGCTCGCCGCCAGCAGGCTCGCCTTGTCGGCCGGGTTGGCCGTGGAGATGGCGCCGAAGGCCGAGATCAGGCCGATCACGGTGCCGAGCAGGCCCATGAGCATGCCGATGTTGGCCAGCGATGCGAGGTAGTGCGTGCGCTTGTCGAGCCGCGGGATGATCTCCAGCAGGCTCTCCTCCATGGCCTTCTCGATGTCATCGCGGCGCGAGGTGGCGCGCGCCCGCGACAGGCCGTAGCACAGCACCGTGCCCAGCGCGGACCCGGACTTCTCGGCGACCTTCATCGCTTCCTGCAGGTTGCCCGCCTTGAGGCTGGGCGTGATTCTCTCCCAGGCCTGGCGGTTCTCCACGCTGGTCTTCGTCAGCACCA
Coding sequences:
- a CDS encoding MotA/TolQ/ExbB proton channel family protein; this translates as MEIYSFVVAFFRDGGFFLYPMAAVFVVGVAIAIERFVVLTKTSVENRQAWERITPSLKAGNLQEAMKVAEKSGSALGTVLCYGLSRARATSRRDDIEKAMEESLLEIIPRLDKRTHYLASLANIGMLMGLLGTVIGLISAFGAISTANPADKASLLAASISVAMNNTAGGLVVAITLLLSHMFLESKTTALIDSLEVGALKFLNTITERTAGMAPPPAASAPTPGVARNPLPARGTA